cctctcagcagcctcctgtggtgtgaTGTCAGTCAGCGCCCCTACCTGTTTCCATTTCCTGTCTCAGACCAgaacttcctcctctcctctctctcctccctccttaaagTGTCCCTCCTTTTGTACAATGTTATATATCAAAACGTTGATATAAcatctcagttggtagagcatggttggTTGTGTGTTTTAGTAGTTGTGGGATTTAGCAGttggttgtgggttcaattcccatgggggaccagtatgaaaaagtatgaaaatgtatgcacttagATCTGATTATTCTTTAGGCTTGGTGCTACAGTCTTTATTTACTGTTTCACTAGGTTGAACagccctgctcagttctgttcaTCAGAACTACGTTGTTGTTCTAGTGTTGATTGAAGCTATGTGGGTTATACCTGATTTGTTTGTCTGGGTTACAGCTAGTGCTGGCCAGTTCTGGTTTGGCCCGGTTGGTTGGTTGAGAGAGCTGGCCCTGACTCTGGCCTGGTTGTGTAAAGTAACTAGTCGTTCTAGGCCTTTCTGAACCTCAGGGGAATCCAGGCCAAGACACTACTACCGTACACAAGCTCTCTCTGTTACACAGTGCACTTAATCAGTGGGTGTTAACCTGATTCGTAGTGCTGCTGACAcacatccccacacacacatgtGCTTCGTGGGGAAGCAAATATGTGATTTAGACATGCATGCACATTTACACACATGTAGGCTATAAAGATGCACTTACACCAACTCTAAAACACATTTACAatggcacgcatacacacacacactttgcagaCACCTTAGGGCTTAAGTCGTCTCTCACGCCTCTGTCACCTTCAGATGAGATTAGCCCTGTCCACGTCAGAGCCCAAAGCCCAGGGACAGGACTGGGGCCTCACAACTCTCAGACAGGAAACACTACACGCTTatcttatagctgaaatattggATTATCTACATTCACATCTCCAAAGGATTGATTGACAATAGTAGCCTCGCACCAGTATGCCTCTTGTATGTTGTCACTGAAATGACAAAACATATTATTTGTAGTTGCCTGGTTAAGTTTTTTTATGATGTCAAGAGGAAGCCATTTTGTTCTACTCCTGCTATTtacttcttgacacaaactgacaTTTATTTACCGCTAAAATTGTGCTTGATTATCCTGCCATTTATTCACCCACTGGATCTCCCTAGCATGCCTACCTCTCGGATCACAATGGTGAGACGTATTACACTCTCTTTATAGCCCCATAAAACAGAAGCAGGTGAGTTATGGTTGGAATAAGCACTCTTGTTATGGTCCTGCCAATAACAGTGTGTATACTGCCCTCTGCTGTCAGAAAATATACAACACACAGCAGTACACAATTCATCTCTATACGCAAGCATTTAGAAGCAACTCTAAATCGTTAATACATTATTTTAAACACTTAGAAACAAAGATAAATATATTGTACCACACACAACCCTAGCCCAATCTACCATCTGCTTATCAAATATCCATGCAAATGAATAATTATGAGgcccaaaaacaacaaagaaatcaaGAAATCGTTGAAAAGTCTAACTAAAATATGTGACAAGCTCAAAGGGATACAACTCTGTTGGATAGCAGCAGAGGTCTCTTTTCAATGTAGGAGGTGCCCACCCAGAGGTTGACATTCACACCTTCTATAAATACCCACTGTCGGTTTTTATCGTCCCTTGACCTCTATGTGTTTATGATATTGAGCCCTGTGGCCAAGTATTGGTGTGTCCTTGTCTCATTGACTTACATTTGTCTTTGTTCTCTCCTATCTGCTTTGTTCCTCGCTGTCTACAGAAGAGCCAGAGCTGGTACAATGTAAGTTTCATCCTCTTCTTACTCTTTCTgttaagaggtgtgtgtgtgtgtgtgtgtgtgtgtgtgtgtgtgtgtgtgtgtgtgtgtgtgtgtgtgtgtgtgtgtgtgtgtgtgtgtgtgtgtgtgtgtgtgtgtgtgtgtgtgtgtgtgagagattatgAGGTGAAGGGTCCTAGACCCTGTTTAGAATCACACAAGGTTATATGCCAAAGGTCACTTTCATGTGGAGCTCAGGCTTACCCAGGATGCTAACCAGTGGGATTTAGAGTTGTAAGAGTCTAGGGTTACAGTGTGATGGCATGCTGAATTAATCAGAAAAATGACTGATTAATAATGAATGAACCAAATGCTGTGAGGATGAATAAAAGTGTCCATTTTGTTGCAAACTCCTATACCTTACTACAGATGTGATTCATAGATTAAATGTTTGACAGACAGAAGCGTCTTGTAGCGAAAGTATGGTGACAGCCTGATCCAGTGATCTCAGTCCAACACCAAGACCATTACACCAAGAGGTCCTGACTTAACACAAGGTTGCCGGCCAGTGTACTAAGAGACGAGGTTGCTACATTCTAATGGGGCTGAAATGAGTTCCTTTCGTTATGATTCTTCTAAAACAGCCAAGTAAATCTACTTGATGGCTCAGTTGGCCATCTTTATGTGAGAAAGGATTTGATACCCAGATATGGTGATATTATGAAGCCATGGTTTCTCCTATGGTGTCTCTGTGGGACTCTTTTCCCTTGTTCTGTTGTTTTATTCCTTTCTCTTGTTGTTCTTTGTGTCTAtatattccccctctctccctagcaTGAAAGACAACACATCCTGAGAGTAAGCATGACTTGTATTCTTGTGCAACTTTTCAAATATCTCTCTGCTTATTCCTTTTTCTTGGATCACTTGGCTGGTCTGCCTTTCCACTTGTCTGCTCCTCATCCCTCATTGATTtgattgatcagtatgttgtttTCACCTGAGAGCGAAGCCACAATATGCAGCACTATGGTGGTTAGATGACCCAATGCCATGGCCACATTGTGGTTGTGTCTGGAAAAATTGTGTTTTCAAAATGGCTGCTGTGTGAAGGGGAACTATAGGCTTCTCAGAGCTGTGATGGTGGTGATGcaacaggggtgtattcattagtcggagaccgttgcaaaacattttgtctGTTGCGAAAATTTCACCAACGGAAACTGTTTACTCCAAATGGCAAAATTTTATTTTTCTTTTGTTTCTTTTttgaggtaaacaaaaacaagagtttctaATGGATTAATTATTGTATGTCCATCCctgtttcgttccgtttgcttccatttggttCCTAGAGTAAACGATAAACAgtttccattgcaaaacattttgcaacaggcCAGTCTGCTCAATGTATCATACTAAACCCACGGACCATGGTCAGTGTCTGGAGCAGCCCTGAATGCCTTGAATGACAGGGGAATGGAGCATGAGACTGGTTAGCATGTTCCAGTCCTCCCACGTCTTCAAATGTgttcgttttgtcattatggacTCATTGGTTATAGTTGGGCATTGTTGCATAGTGAAACCTGAAATGGGGATTCTCCAGAATGTTGAGGAAAAACATGGTCCACATCTAATGCTTTCTGATACTCTCACCTTTAGCTACTCACATTCATTTCTCTACTGTTCTACCATTACTAAAGGAAAGCATCATAATGCCAATCTAGACATGATGTTGCTCCCAGAAGCATTAACTATGTAATTATGCCTAATCTCTGTTCTGGACCATTGAAACGTATATTGGTATGTGTCTGATGCAGTGCTATACCTGAGGGTATGTGGTAGGCCATGCAGTCACTGTGTTTCTCTACAAGCAGTGATGTTCTCCCGTGGCACTGAACCTACTGGGATTACATCACAACCGTCCTGATGAGGTCTAAGCCCAGTAGAGACACACAACAGGCCCCACCCTGCCGTATCAACTTTCCTAATGACTCTGTTGCAATGCTTTCATGGCAACTGTACAGGACCTACGCAGGGAGTTGAGGTATTAACAAGGAAATCAATGTCTGCCAGACACCGAATGTAGTGGCTCATAGTATCGACAGTGACTAAGGTGGCTTTTTTAAGAGACTGCTTTTCTCCTAGAGATGTGTGAGGTGAAATGTCTGCCTCCTCATACTCTCTGGTCTATGAAAACATTCTAGTTTATCTCCACTGcatataagagagagagggggggggagcggACATGTTTACTCTGAGGTAGATTCTCACACAAAGGACACCACTGTAGATCTCCTAACACATGTTTTTTACAGCAGTGTGTCTTGTGCAGGACAGGGTGAATAGTCAGAGATCCTGGCTTGGCTGTGTTTCTAAGCCAGCCAGCACCTCTCTGCTGAGCTGTTCCCACATCTGGTTCTAATCAACAGACCCTCCACCCTCCCAGCATCAACAGACCATTGGCAGGGAAATTGACAAAGAAAGGTGTGTTTCAGATAGAGACGAAAgtcttcacacacacattcatacacactcCCTTGACAGTGCCACTTACAATGGCTATACACATGCATACACCTTCCTGACCACTCTTCTCTACAATGGTTTTGTAGCAACCTACGGACAGTGGGGTGAGAGACTGGCCTCATTGTTTGTGTGAGGATAGACCGTAAGCCATCCCTGAAACTAATGGGGCCCCACCCTGGTTGACTGTGCCAGTCTCcgacatctctctctgtttacccaGCAGGTTAATGATTAACCGCCACCTCAGGGACTGTCTATAGCCCCATCACCACCTGGCAGCTACACTGTCCTAGGACTTGTCACATTGTCACCTGGAGAAGATGGGAGATAGTCGTATCAATAGCTTCTGCATTTGCTTTAGTCTTCATTTTCCTTTTTAGGAAAAGCTCTTGGAAAAACTTTGAATTCAGATACTAGTCGATTATCTGACTGTTTTTCTTGGATGCAGTTTTAGAAGAGAGTGGGCTTGCATGGCTCGCAAACGTCTGATGGAACCTTATTCACGGGATGCAGAGGCATTTTCAACAGGACGAAAGCTGTTCACGTCTGAGAGGGATCTGTGAATGATCTGCACTGGTTTCAATAGTGTGCTGAGGATTATTTTGCTTCCCTCCACATTCAGTTTCCTGGAGTGTATTTCTCCTCACTGATTTGGCTAGATGTTGAGGGGGGTTGTGGAAATTGAGTAAGCAGGAAAGGTGTAGAATTTGTGGCGGAATTCCAGGGCACAATTCCATCCACAACTGAGACTAATGGAGTGCTGTTGTTGTGTCCACCTCCCACCACTGTGCTGATAGGTTGTTTTACCCAGCTCAGAGTCAGATGAGAACCAATCTCTGTGCCTGTCTATCTAGTCTGATCGTAGTAACTGACTGGGATCTGGTTTCAGGAGTGCATTACTTGACCTTAAGGGCCAGGAGAGTTGTGGGGGGTAGAGAGTAGGGAAATAGGTCACAGGGATCCAGGGGGGGTGTTTAGTAATAGTAACACCTCTAAATGTGTTAAGCCTCTCATGCAATTGCTTTCTAATACCTGAATGGTCAACAACAGGGGAAGTGGACATACTCCCAGAGGTGCAATACTCCAACTGCATTAGACTGAGCCGTCATCCGACTCCGTGCGCACCACTCAAGATTAATGGACATGTTTTTCTTCACGGAGCATAGAAGTAACTGAAGGTTGTGTGCACATCTGTCCTCTGTAACTCAATCACCTTGTCAGCCAGCGAGACGGGGCTGCACTCCTTTCCAGTTAGGaaacactctctttctctgtgtttttCTCTTTACCAAGGATATTTTTCTTGCTTTCGCTGCTGGTGTGTCTGAGCTGTGCTCACCAAAGCACTCTGAGGCGTCTGGATCTGGACAGGGTAACACTGCATGCCTGCCAGAGCTGCCATTATAATAAAAGACTTGTGGCCAGGGTTACTAGAGGCCAACGGCCGCAGCTCCTCTCTgtttgatagagacagagggagagggagagaggactggaATCATGTGGCAGCAGTCAGCTGGGTCCAGCTCTCACACTGAAAGGGAGTAGCACCCATACCGGGTCAGTCACAGCAGTCTCCAAGAAACAACCACTGGACACACAAcagctctgtctgtttgtctgcagCAGACCTGGACCCTAACCCACTCGCATTTAAATCGACCACTCTGAGGACCCCACGAGGGCACCACTGGTTTAGGTGTCCGCCCGTGTGCCTGAGGGAAGTGAGTGGAATATGGAGGCTCAGGAGGCTCACAGAGGACTGGAGTCAGACTGGCAGGTGGTGCTGGAGCTGGATAAAGCCCTGGCTGGGTGGCTCCCACAGGATCCGGCCCAGGGAGAGTTTGGCTGGGAGTGGGGCTGGGTCGCCTTAGACAACCAAGACCAGGACTGGGAGTCAGAGGAGGTCCCTGCAGTAAGTGACTGACCCTCCCCCCAGAGAGCTGATGCCAGGAGGGGGAGCGGcggggagggaagaggggtgaGAAGGTTGGGATGGGCAGTTTGTGTACTGTACCTGCTCCAAGAGCATAACTCTGTGGTTCCCTCCTGCAATTATATTTTGGAAAGCAAATTAAATGAAAGGCATGAGTCAGTAGCTATTTGCATTCCCATAGTACCCATGGACCCTTTCCCTGGACAAAGTAAGAAGGCTGCAGTTTAAGGGGAATAGGCAGGCTATTTGTTGTGAAACGGGGGCTCTAATACCCTTGATATGTTAGGCAGTTATAGAGAGTACTTTCTGTGAACATTTCTCGACTGTAAATATGTCCGACTCATAATCCATTTTTCCAGCCTTCAAAGTTCTCGAATTTACCAAGTTTTCTTGACAGGCACCATTGGTTTTCATTCATAGCTTAACAGAAACAGATTATGTCTATCCATTCTGGGCTGTTCTGGTTATATGAGTATAgaacatgtactgtagttagttaaTGTGAACAGTCTGATGTTTTCCTTCAGATTGAAGCAGCGAGAGGTTTTTCCCATGAAGGGATGTATTTGGTTACCGTACTGGCAGACATTGTTTCCTGAAGCTGTTCCTATTAAAAGACAACATCTGGCTCAGACACATAGAGCACTCACCCCTGCACTGACACTGGCTGTGGGTCACAGCAATACTTCCCTCTTTAAACAAGCCTGAAGCCCAAGATTAGATGTACCTTAATGCCTGAGAATGTAACAAGAGAGAATGAATGCCTCTGTGTGAGAACAGAACATTTCTAAACCGACAATGGACAGAGACTAAATTTGATGAGATAAACCAATAGCTACATAAGTGTTTGCTAACAGAACAGATTTGATTTGTGtctttgtccctctctgtccTACATATTAACTGTTGCGCCACAAAAAGCAGCATTGTGTGTGTCCTTATAATGATGTTACTATATATTGTTGTCTTGGGAATGTGACTCACATTAGGAATGCTCACGATGCTCAAAAGCATGCTTATTGAATGTTTTGAAGTGGCTAAATGTCAACAGGGGATCGTGCTTTTGTATAAAATGCCCTTGTGAAAATGGATGCAGTCCAGTGTGTATATGTGAGATAGAGAGCGTGTGTTCaggaatgtgtatgtgtgagatAGAGAGCGTGTGTTCaggaatgtgtatgtgtgagatAGAGAGCGTGTGTTCaggaatgtgtatgtgtgagatAGAGAGCGTGTGTTCaggaatgtgtatgtgtgagatAGAGAGCGTGTGTTCAGGAATGTGTATATGTGAGTCGTCCCTCTCTCAAGAAGTTATCATTGTTGCTCTCCGTCTCTCCAGGTGTTGAGCCCCACATACAAACAGCGTAATGAGGACTTCAGGAAGCTCTTCAAGCAGCTACCGGACACAGAGCGACTCATCGTGGGTGAGTTACTAACGCAAAATACTAGGCAACTATGGCCAATTCTGTCAGCAATACGGTGGATATAGGAAAATCTTTTGGTTTTGGACACATTTGCATTGGCTGGTTggagtcaattccatttaaactaTCAATTCAGGTAATGCATCTTTTGAATTGACTATGTTGAAATATAATTAACCCCGACCTTGATGGGTGGATGTATCCTTCCTGGGCTCTGAtatttgacctctgacctgtgcTGGCAGATTACTCCTGCGCCCTACAACGAGACATCCTCCTGCAGGGCCGACTCTACCTCTCAGAAAACTGGATCTGTTTTTATAGCAACATATTCCGCTGGGAAACGCTGGTACGCACTGGGCCACTGCCTAGGGCTTTCTGTTCTTTTGATCTTATCTATATTTCTCTGGTATTGGTTAGTTTGCAATATTGAAATAGAATTGATTGTATTTCTATAGTTTGCATCACAGTATATATTGCATTATTGTGGTTCAGTAACAGTTCAACAGATATATTTAGCTGAATATTAAGCAATGCTGGAACAAAAACTATtttgcttgcatgtgtgtgcagCTGACAGTGAGGCTGAAGGACATCTGCACCATGACGAAGGAGAAGACAGCCCGCCTCATCCCCAATGCCATCCAGGTGTCCACAGACGGTGAGAAGGTAAGACAGGATAGGGACTGCATTTTTGGCATTCACTGACTGAGTGGAGGCTCAAACCTTCTCCTTAGCCTTATTTCAGAGCATATTTGTTTGAAACATTTCCATTCTCTCCTCACAGCACTTTTTCACCTCATTTGGAGCGCGGGACAGGACCTACATGATGATGTTCAGATTATGGCAGAATGCACTGCTGGACAAAGTAAGCCAGCAATCTCAATTAACCTCATCATAAATAGATCTACATGTTCAGTATATTTCTACTTTTCTTTTCCATTGAATCCAAGTCTCTGCCGTACTGATTGTCGTCTCTAACCCTGTGCTCTAGCCCCTGTGCCCCAAAGAGCTATGGCACTTTGTCCATCAGTGCTATGGCAACGAACTAGGCCTGACCAGTGACGACGAAGACTACGTTCCCCCTGACGACGACTTCAACACCATGGGGTGGGTGTGGTTTCCATGGCTACAGATATAAACAATGCCTCATCAATTACCATGGTTGATTAAAATGCCCTTGATCTTCTGCGGGTTGTTATGAGAGGCTGGCCTCATTACTGAagcatacacaaatacacaccacTCTCTCAGCCCCGCTTCACATCCCTCTCAACCCTGCTTCACATCCCTCTCAGCAACACTCCagaactcctaaccctaacctccagcTGGTCCCTGTTCCCCCACGGTGATGGTGCAGGTTCTGTGAGGAGATCCCTAATGAGGAGAATGAGATCAGTAATGACAACTCGTCTAAGAGCAGCGCGGAGGCCAAACACGATGGCAGCCCACCATCCATACACAAGAAATGCATCATCACCAACAGCACCATCAGCTCATCCATCAGCAGCGAGCCCCTCTCTGTGAGTCTCAGCGACATaatagaggtcagaggttaaatCAATTACTGTTATGTTATTTGTTTTGATGGAGTGGGAAATGCATTTGTTATTCTGCCTATAACTTGCATATGGGGAATGTTTCGTAATTTGATAACCAAAACATGAACACAGCCCAATCCTACTCGTAACTATGTACTGAAGTATCTTACAGTGCCTTTCTAGTGACtgacccctcccctcccactctgtgTGTCCTAGTTTGACCTCCCTCCAGAGGAGTACATCGACTGCCTCCCTGACGGAGAACTGCTGGCCTTGCCCCTGGTGCTGGAGCAGAGGCTAGCGGAGGCCAGCGGCCTGGTGCCCTCTACCTCCCTGGACTTCAATGACAATGAAGACATCCCCACCGAACTTAGCGACTCCTCAGAGACCCACGACGAGGGTACGGCTTCAATCTTCCGTCCATTAACAGATTTgatgcatatactgtatatatggcaTGAAACAGGCTCTTCAGTGATGCCGCTTAATCTTGGTAAtactgtctccatatgatattaTGTCCCCAAGGGCACTTAATCTAAAGTGTGTTTCCCTCTATGGTTCTCCAGCAGGGGAGGTGCAGGCCTTCCACGATGATCTTAAAGGGAGACAGTACATCGATGAGGTTTACAAGTTCAGTGTGGACAAGATGTATGACATCCTCTTCACAGAATCCCAGTTTATGACCGACTTCATGGAGCAGCGCAGGTTTTCAGGTCAGTCAGACATTCTGTCCGTTGGCGTTAGCATCACATTATTGTCTCTTCCATTGGTGTTGTCCTTTGACTATGTAGTGATCGAATGTGTATCCATATAATGCCACACAGATATAGTGTTTCACCCCTGGAAGAAGGACGACGCAGCGGGGAACCAGACGAGAGAGATCATGTACACCATCTCCCTGTCCAACCCCCTGGCCCCCAAGACAGCCACGGTCACAGAGACGCAGACACTGTACAAGGCCAGCCATGAGAGTGAGTGCTACATCATCGATGCTGAGGTCATCACACACGACGTGCCCTACCACGACTACTTCTACACGCTCAACCGTTACATGCTGACACGGGTGGCCAAGAACAAGTGCCGGTTAAGGTGAGGAGGGCCTTATAGCAGCTATTGTAATAACATGTGGCTCTTGAAACTATTACATGTTCATTTAGAAACACTGCCTCAACTTATACCAGTGGATGCCTTGTCCCTAGGGTGTCCACTGAGCTGCGTTACAGAAAACAGCCATGGGGATTAGTGAAGGGCTTTATCGAGAAGAACTTCTGGAGCGGGCTGGACGAGAATTTCCACCATCTTGGTAAATTCCTCTACTAGCTGTTATGTCTGTCACACCAAATATCCAGCAACATTTAATCTGATGACCGAATGCCATCCTAATGTATGAACGTAAAAACGGCTTCTGTGGTGCCCTGTCAGAGTTGGAGCTGTCGAAGGTGGAGGATGTGGTTTTGGGGTCGACCCTGCCTTCTCCCAAGGTCAAGGGGGTGAAGACGTCTGTGAGACGGAGGAAGAGACCCCTGGTCCACCTACGGAGCCAGCACCTGGAAGACGTCCTCCTCAGCCCCGTCACCACGCCAACCGACGATGAGGTCATCCACCGCATCAAACATGCGGGCGTGACAGGTCAGAGGGCAGGGGGACACTTTAAAAAAGTTTATattatataaactatatatattatatattttatattttttatgctCTTATAAACTCTTAATTCACTGTAGATTCTTATACACTTTCATAAGGTACATACATTACATTTCCACACATCATATTGTGTTAAATATATCTAGTTGACCTTGTCCGTGTTTGTGCTGCCCCCCTCAGGTTCCACTCAGACCAGGCACATGCCTGAGCACCTTCCTGGAGGCTTCGCCCTCTACAGCGTGTCCAAACTGCTGCTCATCATCAGCTTTGTGTGagtacacactcatacacacacacacacacatgcagtataCACACTCACTTTCAGATCCATCTTAACAATTTGTGTTTCATTTGTAGTTATTTCAGTTCAACTCTCTTTGAAATATTTAGTAGTTAGCAAAAATCTGATTCTGTGTTAaacatttatttgttttgtttgtcttCTGAATgtgattctcctctcctctcctctcctctcctctcctctcctctcctctcctctcctctcctctcctctcctctcctctcctctcctctcctctcctctcctctcctctcctctcctctcctctcctctcctctcctctcctctcctctcctctcctctcctctcctctcctttcattgCTTGCCATAGGATCTGTCTAAGGTACATCTGGCTAAAGATAAACCACTTAGACCTGACCAGGAAACAGACTCCTCCCTCATTTTAACTGGTTCAATAAAACCTCTTatggatccgcccctttttttcaattttggcctaaaatgacatacccaaatctaactgcctctggctcaggacctgaagcaaggacatgcataatcttgataccatttgaaaggaaacactttgaagtttgtggaaatttgaaattaatgtaggagaatataacacattagatatggtcaaagataatacaaagaataaaaacacatgtttttttgtatttttctttcaaatgtaagagaaaggccataattaATTATTCTAGCCCCGGTGCAATTTAgactttggccactagatggcatcaatGTATGttcaaagttttagactgatccaatgaactattGCATAGTATTCAAAATGTTGTCAAGACTGcctaaatgtgcctaattggtttattcatacattttcaagttcataattgttcactctcctcaaacaatagcttgATATtcgttcactgtaatagctactgtatattggacagtgcagttagattaacaagaatttaagctttctgcccatatcagatatgtctatgtcctgggatttttgttttgtttctgacAACCTCatactaatcacattagcctacattagctcaaccgtcccgaggtctggacaccgatcctgtagaggttaatgAATATGCAGACTAAAGCACCTGTGTAGCTTTCATTACTCATCTTCTTTCCTTTGTCCCTTACATTCTtctgttttcctctcctccttcagcctGGTTTTGCTGGTGTTCCTCAACATGATGCTGTTCTATAAGCTGTGGATGCTGGAGTATTCTGCACAGCATCTTACCACCTGGCAAGGGCTGCGGATACATGAAAGGTACGCTAAGTCGCTAACCACCCATAGGTTTTTGGCATTATGCCTATTGCCTACATAATACTATAATTGATATGACTGTGTACTTAGTCAAACCCAGACTGCATATGCCTGTTTAGTTTCATCTGAAAACCACATGGGCTTCATCCTGTTTTCCCAACCTCAAAAAACAATGCTGCAGAATTGCCCCTGAACAATACTTAGCTTTGAGTTGCTCTTGGCCGTGGCATCTGGGTGTGTTTGACAGTATGTGTGTATTTCTGTCTAGTAAACTGCCCCAGACGCAGATGGAGTGGGCCCAGCTCCTGGAGTCCCAACAGCTTTACCATGACGCTGAGCTGCAGAAGTGGAGAGAGATCATCAAATCCTCAGTGGTACTATTAGACCAGGTAGGGAACAGTGGTACTATTGAACCGTGTAGGGAACAGTGGTACTATTAGACCAGGTAGAAAACAGTGGTACTATTAGACCGTGTAGGGAACAGTGGTACTATCAGACCAGGTAGGGAACAGTGGTACTATTAGACCTTGTAGGGAACAGTGGTACTATCAGACCAGGTAGGGAACAGTGGTACTATTAGACCAGGTAGGGAACAGTGGTACTATTAGACCAGGTAGGGAACAGTGGTACTATTAGACCAGGTAGGGAACAGTGGTACTATTAGACCAGGTAGGGAACAGTGGTACTATTAGACCAGGTAGGGAACAGTGGTACTATTAGACCTGGTAGGGAACAGTGGTACTATTAGACCAGGTAGGGAACAGTGGTACTATTAGACCAGGTAGGGAACAGTGGTACCATCAGACCAGGTAGGGAACAGTGGTACCATCAGACCAGGTAGGGAACAGTGGTACTATCAGACCAGGTCGGGAACAGTGGTACTATCAGACCAGGTCGGGAACAGTGGTACTATTAGACCAGGTAGGGAACAGTGGTACTATTAGACCAGGTAGGGAACAGTGGTACTATTAGACCAGGTAGGGAACAGTGGTACTATTAGACCAGGTAGGGAACAGTGGTACTATTAGTCCAGGTAGGGAACAGTGGTACTATTAGTCCAGGTAGGGAACAGTGGTACTATTAGTCCAGGTAGGGAACAGTGGTACTATTAGTCCAGGTAGGGAACAGTGGTACTATTAGTCCAGGTAGGGAACAGTGGTACTATTAATCCAGGTAGGGAACAGTGGTACTATTAGTCCAGGTAGGGAACAGTGGTACTATTAGACCAGGTAGGGAACAGTGGTACTATTAGTCCAGGTAGGGAACAGTGGTA
Above is a window of Oncorhynchus kisutch isolate 150728-3 linkage group LG18, Okis_V2, whole genome shotgun sequence DNA encoding:
- the LOC109909201 gene encoding protein Aster-B isoform X4 produces the protein MNENLRPPSLQLSVPRDAPAYSDGGNGGASDGPVWSSSSTPTLRRKRFKMRRMKNVPSEREKEKDRGRLVNGWLVSTRSHSDSKEYLQLPSIEITPSSDEDGATWSNCSTPSASPRRKRFLLRKWLRVREKKEHAGSESSSQQSSQQSSHDDDSSRFLTPFIREERSDSPADKISTASNSNRSTPACSPVLRPKRSRSPTHQSLEPGENMVEKGHSDHSSDKSPSTPEQVVQRTYSLQSARSGGKNSKKSQSWYNHERQHILRVLSPTYKQRNEDFRKLFKQLPDTERLIVDYSCALQRDILLQGRLYLSENWICFYSNIFRWETLLTVRLKDICTMTKEKTARLIPNAIQVSTDGEKHFFTSFGARDRTYMMMFRLWQNALLDKPLCPKELWHFVHQCYGNELGLTSDDEDYVPPDDDFNTMGFCEEIPNEENEISNDNSSKSSAEAKHDGSPPSIHKKCIITNSTISSSISSEPLSFDLPPEEYIDCLPDGELLALPLVLEQRLAEASGLVPSTSLDFNDNEDIPTELSDSSETHDEAGEVQAFHDDLKGRQYIDEVYKFSVDKMYDILFTESQFMTDFMEQRRFSDIVFHPWKKDDAAGNQTREIMYTISLSNPLAPKTATVTETQTLYKASHESECYIIDAEVITHDVPYHDYFYTLNRYMLTRVAKNKCRLRVSTELRYRKQPWGLVKGFIEKNFWSGLDENFHHLELELSKVEDVVLGSTLPSPKVKGVKTSVRRRKRPLVHLRSQHLEDVLLSPVTTPTDDEVIHRIKHAGVTGSTQTRHMPEHLPGGFALYSVSKLLLIISFVICLSLVLLVFLNMMLFYKLWMLEYSAQHLTTWQGLRIHESKLPQTQMEWAQLLESQQLYHDAELQKWREIIKSSVVLLDQMKDSLLNLQRGIGLREYSSEAEEKRSGYN
- the LOC109909201 gene encoding protein Aster-B isoform X3 encodes the protein MNENLRPPSLQLSVPRDAPAYSDGGNGGASDGPVWSSSSTPTLRRKRFKMRRMKNVPSEREKEKDRGRLVNGWLVSTRSHSDSKEYLQLPSIEITPSSDEDGATWSNCSTPSASPRRKRFLLRKWLRVREKKEHAGSESSSQQSSQQSSHDDDSSRFLTPFIREERSDSPADKISTASNSNRSTPACSPVLRPKRSRSPTHQSLEPGENMVEKGHSDHSSDKSPSTPEQVVQRTYSLQSARSGGKNSKKSQSWYNVLSPTYKQRNEDFRKLFKQLPDTERLIVDYSCALQRDILLQGRLYLSENWICFYSNIFRWETLLTVRLKDICTMTKEKTARLIPNAIQVSTDGEKHFFTSFGARDRTYMMMFRLWQNALLDKPLCPKELWHFVHQCYGNELGLTSDDEDYVPPDDDFNTMGFCEEIPNEENEISNDNSSKSSAEAKHDGSPPSIHKKCIITNSTISSSISSEPLSVSLSDIIEFDLPPEEYIDCLPDGELLALPLVLEQRLAEASGLVPSTSLDFNDNEDIPTELSDSSETHDEAGEVQAFHDDLKGRQYIDEVYKFSVDKMYDILFTESQFMTDFMEQRRFSDIVFHPWKKDDAAGNQTREIMYTISLSNPLAPKTATVTETQTLYKASHESECYIIDAEVITHDVPYHDYFYTLNRYMLTRVAKNKCRLRVSTELRYRKQPWGLVKGFIEKNFWSGLDENFHHLELELSKVEDVVLGSTLPSPKVKGVKTSVRRRKRPLVHLRSQHLEDVLLSPVTTPTDDEVIHRIKHAGVTGSTQTRHMPEHLPGGFALYSVSKLLLIISFVICLSLVLLVFLNMMLFYKLWMLEYSAQHLTTWQGLRIHESKLPQTQMEWAQLLESQQLYHDAELQKWREIIKSSVVLLDQMKDSLLNLQRGIGLREYSSEAEEKRSGYN